The DNA window GTCTCGACGGCCAGGGCCAGCCGTTCGCGCGGGTCGAATCCGAGGTCGGTGCGTTGAAGGTTCTGGAGTGTCTGCACGAGCAGCGTCGCGCCAGTGACGAGGAGCAACGCGAGCGCTGCCTGGAGCGCGACGAGACCGCGATCGAGCGCGCCATGGCGTGTCCTCGTGCGACGGCCGCCCTGCTTGAGTGGAGTGACCAGATCACCTCGCATCACACGCACTGACGGCACGACGCCGAAGATGAGACCGGAGACGACGCTCACGATTGCCGCGAACGCGATGACGCTGCCGTTGGGCGCATGTGATGTCGAGAAGAGATCGGCGAGATCGCCGATGCCGACGCGCACGAGTACTGTCGTGCCCCAGTACGCGAACGCCACGCCGAGGAGGGCGCCGCCGAGCGACAATTGCAGGCTCTCGATGGCCAGCTGCATAACGAGTCGTGCGCGCGAGCCGCCGAGCGCGAGGCGGAGGGCGAGCTCGCCGGCGCGCGCACTGTTGCGTGCGAGGAGAAGGTTGGCGACGTTGGCGCACGCAGCGAGGAGCAGAATGCCGACGCCGGCCATGAGCGCGAAGAGAATCCGTCCGTATTGGCCGCGCAGGTCGAGCTTTGGGTGCGGAACGCCGCGACTGACATCGACGAGCGCGAGTTGCGACGACACGCTCCGCTGTCCCCTCGGCGCGGCGACGAGCTGTCCGTCCGCACAGCAGCGATTCCACAGCGCGGCGAGGTCAATTCGGGCTCCGTCGATGGACTGCGAGCCGCGCCTCCGGCCAACGATCGTGACGCCGATGCGGCGCGGATCGTTAGGCCCGATGACGCCGAGTGCGATCGCCGCGCGATACGGGACGATCAGCTCGGCGAGGGCAGGGAAGCGAAGGCTCGCGAAACCCGCCGGTGCTATCCCGACGACGGTGAAGGGCTGCCCATCGATCTTCACGATGCGGCCAAGCGCCGATGGGTCGGCGTTCATGCGGCGCCGCCAGAAACGATCGGTGACGACCACAATCGGTGCGGCGTCGGCATCGTCCCGTGCGGAAAGAAGCCGGCCCCGCTGTGGGCGAATGCCGAGGAGGTTGAAGTAGCGTCCATTGACGGCGTCGAGGGACGTGTTGATCGTGACACCGTCGATCTCGAGCGTCCCGGACGACGACGCGAACATCGTCAGCGGCAGAGGGCCGGCGACGAGGGCATCGAATTCATCGCGAGAGAACCGATCGTCGGTTCCCTTGGCGCCGAGGTCGCGTCGCAGCTCGACGAGCTCCGCGGCGCGCGGGATCGGCAGGCGTGCGAGGAGGAGGGCATGGATGAGCCCGAAGATCGCCGTGTTCGCGCCGATGCCTAATGCGAGCGAGACGATCGCGACGAGCGCGAAGGATGGCGAGCGTCGCAAGCCGCGCCACGCGTAGCGCCAATCCTGCAGGAGCGCGTCGAGCGTTGGCGAGAGCCAGACGCCACGCGCCTCCTCGCGCATGTAGGTCTCGTTCCCCATCGTCGAGCGCGCCGTCCATGCGGCGTCGTTAGGCGTCAGGCCGCGTCGTTCGAGCTCGTTGGCGAGGAGCTCGCGATGGAGTGTGAGCTCCTCGCGCAGGTCCTTCTCTCGCGAGCGAAAGCGGAGCCAATAGGCGAGCCGGCGAGTCCAACGCACCAGAACCTCCGAGTTCTCAGGCGAAGCGCAGCACGGCGTTGATCGCGCCGGTGATCTTCTCGTACTCCTCCTGCTCGACCGCGAGCTGCTTCCGACCCGCGGGCGTCAGCGTGTAGAAGCGCGCGCGCCGGTTGTTCTCGGACGCGCCCCACTCGCCGCGGATGTAGCCGTCGAGCAGCAGACGCTGGAGTGCCGGATAGAGCGAGCTCTCGCCAACCAGGAGGACCTCGCGCGAGACGTCGCGCAGTCGTTGCGCGATACCGTAGCCATGCATCGGCGCACGCTGGAGCGCGCGGAGAATGAGGAGGTCGAGCGTGCCCGGCAGCAGCTCGCTGCTCTTGTCAGGTCTCCCCATGGTCACGGTGGTCTGGAGGTTTGGCAGATCTCGACGCGGCGATCGTAGTCTGGAATCTTCCCATCGATAGACGACGGGAACATTCTC is part of the Gemmatimonadaceae bacterium genome and encodes:
- a CDS encoding ABC transporter permease, with product MRWTRRLAYWLRFRSREKDLREELTLHRELLANELERRGLTPNDAAWTARSTMGNETYMREEARGVWLSPTLDALLQDWRYAWRGLRRSPSFALVAIVSLALGIGANTAIFGLIHALLLARLPIPRAAELVELRRDLGAKGTDDRFSRDEFDALVAGPLPLTMFASSSGTLEIDGVTINTSLDAVNGRYFNLLGIRPQRGRLLSARDDADAAPIVVVTDRFWRRRMNADPSALGRIVKIDGQPFTVVGIAPAGFASLRFPALAELIVPYRAAIALGVIGPNDPRRIGVTIVGRRRGSQSIDGARIDLAALWNRCCADGQLVAAPRGQRSVSSQLALVDVSRGVPHPKLDLRGQYGRILFALMAGVGILLLAACANVANLLLARNSARAGELALRLALGGSRARLVMQLAIESLQLSLGGALLGVAFAYWGTTVLVRVGIGDLADLFSTSHAPNGSVIAFAAIVSVVSGLIFGVVPSVRVMRGDLVTPLKQGGRRTRTRHGALDRGLVALQAALALLLVTGATLLVQTLQNLQRTDLGFDPRERLALAVETRHTAYAREGMTARMADEMLRRVRAIPGVESAAFGTLVPVYGGRSVSDNVSVRGQSGASDVDTWFTAISPGYFTALGISLLAGRDVGPPVLGPAPRLRDVVVNDRFVRRFFPQRDPVGQLFEDSDAGDTLVTENRIVGVVASAKFTDLRAAAEPMYFVPLSDERWPFLELVVRPSASASSVGPAMSRAIAAVAPGIAQGDPSLLSSSIDDALSRERVSAGLAMLFGIIAMSLVAVGLYGVMLYQVTERTTEIGIRIALGARSGSVVGLVLRQSLGVVGAGITAGIPLSMLAGRAVATQLYGVTAFSVSALVVATTSLIVVAIVATLVPVRRAVSVDPLTALRAD
- a CDS encoding PadR family transcriptional regulator, whose product is MGRPDKSSELLPGTLDLLILRALQRAPMHGYGIAQRLRDVSREVLLVGESSLYPALQRLLLDGYIRGEWGASENNRRARFYTLTPAGRKQLAVEQEEYEKITGAINAVLRFA